CCAGTTTGAATGCCAATAACGaactgctgctgccaacaATGCCTGTTCAATTTTCCATATGGGAGAAGCTTAAGCTAGCTTTCCGTTTAACATGTCTCGGTACGATTCGCCCTACCAATCTATCAGACCCATGCATTACCCACTAACATCTCTTTTTCTCACAGCACCCTGGCAGATATTCGTCTCCATTGTACGCTCCCTCACGATCGCCTGGGTCAGAGGCATCCCAGTACGCATGTTTATTGTGTGCGCAGCCGTCAAAGTGTTTCTCGGAACTTTCTCTCCCCGGCAGATTCAGTATGTGTCTCTCTCAACCAAAGATGCATACAAATCATGGATGGAGCGAAGAACtgccaaggcaaagaaggccgGGAATACTGAAGCTATCGAAAGACTTTCCTACGATATAGAGCCTCTAGAGGACGGGCATTCGTCACTCCTTTGGATGGGTAATCGACGGAAAGCAAAGAAGATCGTTCTGTTCTTCCATGGTGGTGGATATATCGCCGCATTGTTGCCTGGGCATTTGGAATGGTGTTGGAGAGCCTACGTCGCTGCGGGTGTCGAGATGAAAACCGAAGTCGCTGTGGCAGTCCTCCAATACACGCTCTGTCCCGAGGCGAGATATCCGGTTCAACTCCGCCAGGCTGCCAGCGGCTTGGCCCATCTTCTACGCCAAGGAGTCCGTCCTCGAGACATTGTTATTGGAGGAGATTCTGCGGGAGGAAACTTGACAGCTCAGCTACTGAGGCACCTTGCTGAGCCACATCCCACAGTCCCAAGAGTTATCTTGTCCGAGCCACTGCTGGGTGCATTCCTTGTCTCACCATGGGTGACTCGACGCACCAATGATGCTTCGTTCTCGGAAAACTCTTGGATTGATATGCTTTCGGCTCCGACTGTGGATAAGTGTACTAAAGAGCTACTGGGCCCTACAGAAACCGACGAGAATCACGAAAAGTCGGCCATCCTCGCCTGCCCCCTAGACGGGGATAAGTCTTGGATGAATGGAATCACTTCTATTCTTGATCGAATGTTCGTCACCGTTGGAAGCCACGAGGTCTTCCGAGACCAAGCGGCGGCTTTCGTTCATGAGGTGCAACAGTCAAACCCGGGGCTGAATGTACAGTTCGCGTTGCAGAGGAGGCAAGCCCATGACTTTATCTTGTTGGAGGCTCAAGAGGAACGTGACGGAGAATGTATCCTGGAAATGAAGGAATGGATGAAAGATGTGTTGGCAGTGACGATTCAGCATCGGTCGGAGTGAACATAGGAATGTGGGTAAAGTAGCTAACATCAAATAAGAAAGTAGGCAAACTTTCTGGCCTATCCGAAAGAGGCGGCGTGCCGGTGGCAAGTTGCATTGCAGTTGGTTGTAAGACCCCATTGGTGTGTGTTTTGTTAGGTATGGTAGAGTAGTTCTAATCTAAAGCACTAAGATAAAAACAGAAACAAAAAGCAGAGTGAGAACAAATACTAAACGACAACAGCAGAGTGCAAGTCTTCCTGGGCCGGGCCCCCCATCCCATTCCTTTGACCTGCTCCAGTCTTCTCTTCTAAGAGTACAGGCTGCAACACGACTCCATCATTTCGCGGTCTTAGATGCTTTAGTCCGTAGCTTCATCAAGAGAAAAACCAGA
This window of the Fusarium keratoplasticum isolate Fu6.1 chromosome 3, whole genome shotgun sequence genome carries:
- a CDS encoding Abhydrolase-3 domain-containing protein, with product MPVQFSIWEKLKLAFRLTCLAPWQIFVSIVRSLTIAWVRGIPVRMFIVCAAVKVFLGTFSPRQIQYVSLSTKDAYKSWMERRTAKAKKAGNTEAIERLSYDIEPLEDGHSSLLWMGNRRKAKKIVLFFHGGGYIAALLPGHLEWCWRAYVAAGVEMKTEVAVAVLQYTLCPEARYPVQLRQAASGLAHLLRQGVRPRDIVIGGDSAGGNLTAQLLRHLAEPHPTVPRVILSEPLLGAFLVSPWVTRRTNDASFSENSWIDMLSAPTVDKCTKELLGPTETDENHEKSAILACPLDGDKSWMNGITSILDRMFVTVGSHEVFRDQAAAFVHEVQQSNPGLNVQFALQRRQAHDFILLEAQEERDGECILEMKEWMKDVLAVTIQHRSE